The Saccharothrix variisporea genome has a segment encoding these proteins:
- a CDS encoding LysR family transcriptional regulator, with the protein MNVELRHLRALAAIGDEGTITDAAAVLHVSQPALSRTLDQLEQRLGTRLVERTTRSLALTDAGRRLWEHAHRILAQFDDALAEAATGPRPLRVGFGWAGLGRHTVPLLRGWREARPDTPVQVRRCDDPEAALRKGEVDIAFMRTTPSDPSLVSRVLYPEHRIAAVSEGNPLADKDVVHLADLADEPVALCSTAATTSADLWPEGLRPDTFEVPGVDEWLTTIALGEAVGVTTEATLHSHPHPDIRYLPLVDAATVPVRLVWPRRSTHAATAAFREHAVTALR; encoded by the coding sequence ATGAATGTCGAGCTTCGGCACCTGCGGGCGCTGGCGGCGATCGGGGACGAGGGCACGATCACCGACGCCGCCGCGGTGCTGCACGTCAGCCAGCCCGCGCTGTCCCGCACGCTCGACCAGCTCGAACAACGCCTGGGCACGCGCCTGGTCGAACGCACCACCCGCAGCCTCGCCCTCACCGACGCCGGTCGTCGCCTGTGGGAGCACGCCCACCGCATCCTGGCCCAGTTCGACGACGCCCTCGCCGAGGCCGCCACCGGACCGCGCCCGCTGCGCGTCGGGTTCGGGTGGGCGGGACTGGGCCGGCACACCGTGCCGCTGCTGCGCGGCTGGCGGGAGGCACGGCCCGACACGCCGGTCCAGGTGCGGCGGTGCGACGACCCGGAAGCGGCGTTGCGCAAGGGCGAGGTGGACATCGCGTTCATGCGCACCACACCGTCGGACCCCTCGCTGGTGTCGCGGGTGCTGTACCCGGAGCACCGGATCGCCGCCGTGTCGGAGGGCAACCCGTTGGCGGACAAGGACGTCGTGCACCTGGCCGACCTCGCCGACGAGCCGGTGGCGCTGTGCTCGACCGCCGCGACCACGAGCGCCGACCTGTGGCCGGAGGGGCTGCGGCCGGACACGTTCGAGGTGCCCGGCGTGGACGAGTGGCTGACCACCATCGCGCTGGGCGAGGCCGTGGGCGTGACCACGGAGGCGACGCTGCACAGCCACCCGCACCCGGACATCCGCTACCTGCCGCTGGTCGACGCGGCCACCGTGCCCGTGCGCCTGGTGTGGCCGCGCCGGTCCACCCACGCCGCGACGGCGGCGTTCCGGGAGCACGCCGTTACCGCGTTGAGGTGA
- a CDS encoding SAM-dependent methyltransferase: MQRPAWVGPEIDLQKPSAARVYDVHLGGSHNFQVDRDAAAAITKVMPGLPAILRANRHYLRRAVTYLAEQGITQFLDLGSGIPTAGNVHEVAWRHDPSARIVYVDCDGVAVAHSRAILHDEPNADAVLADLRNPSDVLTAAEALLDFSRPVAVLMFAVLHFLPGSDDPAGLIRRYLEPAVPGSYLALSHASFEGDADQAEEATQQFRRRVTDFTMRTRREVTALFGDLELVEPGVVYLPEWHPEDGDEVGDASWTSTFAGVARKR; this comes from the coding sequence ATGCAGCGACCGGCGTGGGTGGGTCCCGAGATCGACTTGCAGAAGCCGAGCGCGGCTCGGGTCTACGACGTGCACCTGGGCGGCTCGCACAACTTCCAGGTCGACCGGGACGCCGCTGCGGCGATCACGAAGGTGATGCCCGGCTTACCGGCGATCCTGCGCGCGAACCGCCACTACCTGCGTCGCGCGGTGACTTACCTGGCGGAGCAGGGCATCACGCAGTTCCTCGACCTGGGGTCGGGCATCCCGACTGCCGGCAACGTGCACGAGGTGGCGTGGCGGCACGACCCGTCCGCGCGGATCGTCTACGTCGACTGCGACGGGGTGGCGGTCGCGCACAGCCGGGCGATCCTGCACGACGAGCCGAACGCGGACGCCGTGCTCGCCGACCTGCGCAACCCCTCGGACGTGTTGACGGCGGCCGAGGCCCTGCTGGACTTCTCCCGGCCGGTGGCGGTGCTGATGTTCGCGGTGCTGCACTTCCTGCCCGGCTCCGACGACCCGGCCGGCCTGATCCGCCGCTACCTGGAACCGGCCGTGCCGGGCAGCTACCTGGCCCTGTCGCACGCCAGCTTCGAGGGCGACGCCGACCAGGCGGAGGAGGCGACCCAGCAGTTCCGGCGCCGCGTCACCGACTTCACCATGCGCACCCGCCGCGAGGTCACCGCGCTGTTCGGTGATCTGGAGCTGGTCGAGCCGGGCGTGGTGTACCTGCCGGAGTGGCACCCCGAGGACGGGGACGAGGTCGGGGACGCGAGTTGGACGTCGACCTTCGCCGGGGTGGCCCGAAAGCGCTGA
- a CDS encoding cyclase family protein, whose translation MNPDLLRHHLARRDLLKLAGAAGLATALPAAVAAPAHASPDAARFDDTPFDYADPANLSDWAPSRYGPDDQRGALNEVTPAKTAAALAVLKPHRPVKTYNLGELMWNGFPAFRTDPRRTYEQRLSIWGYPPPPGFLEQGGILVALEPLGANRISVHEERFEAEFSAKHLKPLATTFQIGTQTDNLNHVGAAEFFYNGRRGPDIARAHGTTALGAENMGPVVTRGVLLDVLGVKLARGRVEDLAEPASNGKPLLRENYRITVEDIKDAMEFGGIDRIEPGDAVLFHTGWHQLLARRAPADIARWEGNAGMPGIYLREARWLARFRPAIVGGDTWGLEVLGAEVNGDGTAFPVHQELLMRHGIRIGESYVVDELAADGVHEFVFIVTPQYSEGATAGNTPPAALGQPRRH comes from the coding sequence GTGAACCCCGACCTGCTGCGCCACCACCTCGCCCGCCGGGACCTGTTGAAGCTGGCCGGTGCCGCCGGCCTGGCCACCGCCTTACCGGCCGCGGTCGCCGCTCCGGCCCACGCCTCCCCGGACGCCGCGCGGTTCGACGACACGCCGTTCGACTACGCCGATCCGGCGAACCTGTCGGACTGGGCACCCAGCCGGTACGGCCCGGACGACCAGCGCGGCGCGCTCAACGAGGTCACCCCGGCCAAGACCGCCGCCGCCCTGGCCGTGCTCAAGCCGCACCGCCCGGTCAAGACCTACAACCTCGGCGAGCTGATGTGGAACGGCTTCCCGGCCTTCCGCACCGACCCCCGCCGCACCTACGAGCAGCGGCTGTCGATCTGGGGCTATCCGCCGCCGCCCGGGTTCCTGGAGCAGGGCGGCATCCTGGTCGCGCTGGAACCGTTGGGCGCCAACCGGATCAGCGTCCACGAGGAGCGGTTCGAGGCGGAGTTCTCGGCCAAGCACCTCAAGCCGCTGGCGACGACCTTCCAGATCGGCACCCAGACCGACAACCTCAACCACGTCGGCGCGGCGGAGTTCTTCTACAACGGCCGGCGCGGCCCCGACATCGCCCGCGCCCACGGCACCACCGCACTCGGTGCCGAGAACATGGGCCCGGTCGTGACGCGCGGCGTGCTGCTGGACGTGCTCGGCGTGAAGCTCGCCCGCGGCCGCGTGGAGGACCTGGCCGAGCCCGCGAGCAACGGGAAGCCGTTGTTGCGCGAGAACTACCGCATCACCGTGGAGGACATCAAGGACGCCATGGAGTTCGGCGGCATCGACCGCATCGAACCCGGCGACGCCGTCCTGTTCCACACCGGCTGGCACCAACTGCTGGCGCGGCGCGCCCCGGCCGACATCGCGCGCTGGGAGGGGAACGCCGGGATGCCCGGCATCTACCTGCGCGAGGCCCGGTGGCTGGCCCGGTTCCGGCCGGCGATCGTGGGTGGGGACACGTGGGGGCTGGAGGTGCTCGGGGCTGAGGTGAACGGCGACGGCACGGCCTTCCCGGTGCACCAGGAACTGCTCATGCGGCACGGCATCCGCATCGGCGAGTCGTACGTGGTGGACGAGCTGGCGGCGGACGGGGTGCACGAGTTCGTGTTCATCGTGACACCGCAGTACTCGGAGGGCGCCACCGCCGGCAACACCCCACCCGCCGCACTAGGCCAACCCCGCCGCCACTGA